The following are encoded in a window of Synechococcales cyanobacterium CNB genomic DNA:
- a CDS encoding RNA polymerase sigma factor has product MDRAQERRLIRRAAAGDKQAAEACIRAHQQSLYAYMLRLSGRPDVAEDIVQEAFVRVLTSLDRFDDRYRFSTWLFTIARRLYVNACQKHKPVYESDVVGGWHSSGDGPESPVIDAEVHENTRDSLQAALLQLPEDQREVVILFHQQDWPIALIAQHMGMPEGTVKSHLHRGRRRLRALLEASERDAARVEEAWR; this is encoded by the coding sequence ATGGACCGCGCCCAGGAACGCCGCCTGATCCGACGTGCCGCCGCCGGCGACAAGCAGGCCGCCGAGGCCTGCATCCGTGCCCATCAGCAGAGTCTCTATGCCTACATGCTCCGACTGTCGGGTCGGCCCGACGTGGCGGAGGACATCGTGCAGGAGGCGTTCGTTCGCGTGCTGACAAGCCTCGACCGGTTCGACGACCGCTACCGGTTCTCGACCTGGCTCTTCACGATCGCCCGCCGCCTGTATGTCAACGCCTGCCAGAAGCACAAACCCGTCTACGAGTCGGACGTGGTGGGCGGGTGGCATTCTTCCGGAGACGGCCCCGAGTCCCCGGTGATCGATGCTGAGGTTCACGAGAACACCCGCGACTCCCTGCAGGCGGCGCTGCTTCAACTGCCCGAGGACCAGCGCGAGGTCGTGATCCTGTTTCACCAGCAGGACTGGCCGATCGCCCTGATCGCGCAGCACATGGGCATGCCCGAGGGGACGGTCAAGAGCCATCTGCACCGCGGTCGTCGGCGTCTTCGGGCGCTGCTTGAGGCCTCGGAGCGAGACGCCGCACGGGTCGAGGAGGCGTGGCGTTGA
- the ubiE gene encoding bifunctional demethylmenaquinone methyltransferase/2-methoxy-6-polyprenyl-1,4-benzoquinol methylase UbiE produces the protein MNHLQPTHSADAAPPQAWTDAELADPHANPEKAERVRRMFAAIARSYDLNNRLHSFGRDQAWRRHAVRAAGVRSGDAVLDVACGTGDLTLLFAQTEAARVVGLDFTPEMLDLANAKRARLATSVQPEFIRGDAQNLPFDDASFDVVSIAFGIRNVQRPEQAIAEFARVLRPGGRLVILEFGQPGFAPIRWLNNFYCGWVMPRTATLISRDRSGAYRYLPRSIGSFMPRLAMLDLLNRSGFRDGASTPLTFGVCVCYRAVRVGA, from the coding sequence ATGAATCATCTACAGCCTACCCACTCCGCGGATGCCGCGCCCCCGCAGGCCTGGACCGATGCCGAACTCGCAGATCCGCACGCGAACCCCGAGAAGGCCGAGCGCGTGCGGCGCATGTTCGCGGCGATCGCACGGTCGTACGACCTGAACAATCGGCTCCATTCCTTCGGCCGCGACCAGGCCTGGCGCAGGCACGCCGTTCGGGCTGCCGGCGTAAGGTCGGGCGACGCCGTCCTCGACGTGGCCTGCGGAACCGGAGATCTGACACTGCTCTTCGCGCAAACCGAGGCCGCCCGAGTCGTCGGGCTTGACTTCACGCCGGAGATGCTCGACCTCGCCAACGCCAAACGCGCACGCCTTGCCACTTCCGTTCAGCCCGAGTTCATCCGCGGAGACGCGCAGAACCTGCCCTTCGACGACGCCTCCTTCGATGTCGTCTCCATCGCCTTCGGCATCCGCAACGTACAACGGCCCGAGCAGGCGATCGCCGAGTTCGCACGCGTCCTTCGGCCCGGAGGACGACTCGTCATCCTCGAGTTCGGACAGCCGGGCTTCGCCCCCATCCGATGGCTCAACAACTTCTACTGCGGCTGGGTGATGCCCCGCACCGCAACGCTCATCAGCCGCGATCGTTCGGGTGCTTACCGCTACCTGCCCCGCAGCATCGGGTCATTCATGCCTCGACTGGCCATGCTCGACCTGCTCAACAGGTCTGGCTTCCGGGACGGCGCCTCGACGCCGCTGACTTTCGGTGTGTGTGTGTGCTACCGCGCTGTCAGAGTCGGGGCCTGA
- a CDS encoding M48 family metallopeptidase encodes MIHGWPCRWGTVGPTKGDAPMTRGRLGLIVLAALAAFSWGCSSNPTTGRSQMTLLSKEREIALGEGAKAELASEYGGAVADAQLQAYVARIGHALAAVTESDNPSLPWEFTLLDSDVINAFALPGGKVFMSRGLAARMTNEAQLAAVLGHEVGHVTARHSNERISHAMLVQGLVVGAAVGAAQSDEKWLQSAVPVVVGFGGQGYLLKFNRDQELEADALGVRYMVRNGYNPLGARQVQEILQAAAGEGSRPPEFFSTHPYPERRIEQINRLLRGEYAYTQDRPDQYQLHEDRFQREFKSRLASLPPAAAPARAFASLASAGFDPMDAGSWCAHCRSGAGR; translated from the coding sequence ATGATTCATGGCTGGCCCTGCCGGTGGGGCACTGTAGGGCCGACGAAGGGAGATGCACCGATGACACGGGGACGGCTCGGACTGATCGTGCTCGCGGCGTTGGCGGCGTTTTCGTGGGGTTGCTCGTCGAACCCGACCACGGGCCGCTCCCAGATGACGCTCCTGAGCAAAGAGCGCGAGATTGCGCTGGGCGAGGGTGCGAAGGCGGAACTGGCTTCCGAGTACGGGGGGGCCGTCGCGGACGCGCAGTTGCAGGCGTACGTGGCGAGGATCGGGCACGCGCTCGCGGCGGTGACGGAGTCGGACAACCCGTCGCTCCCGTGGGAGTTCACGCTCCTTGATTCCGACGTCATCAACGCCTTCGCGCTCCCTGGGGGCAAGGTGTTCATGTCGCGCGGGCTGGCGGCGAGAATGACGAACGAGGCCCAGCTTGCCGCGGTGCTCGGGCACGAGGTCGGGCACGTCACCGCGCGGCACTCCAACGAGCGCATCTCCCATGCGATGCTGGTCCAGGGCCTCGTCGTCGGCGCGGCGGTCGGGGCTGCGCAGAGCGACGAGAAGTGGTTGCAGTCGGCGGTGCCCGTCGTCGTCGGGTTCGGCGGGCAGGGGTACCTGCTGAAGTTCAACCGCGACCAGGAGCTCGAGGCGGATGCGCTCGGCGTGCGGTACATGGTTCGCAACGGGTACAACCCGCTCGGCGCCCGCCAGGTGCAGGAAATCCTGCAGGCGGCTGCGGGTGAGGGGAGCCGTCCGCCGGAGTTCTTCTCGACGCACCCGTACCCGGAGCGTCGGATCGAGCAGATCAACAGGCTTCTCCGCGGCGAGTATGCCTACACGCAGGATCGTCCGGACCAGTACCAGTTGCACGAGGATCGCTTCCAGCGAGAGTTCAAGTCCCGGCTCGCGTCTCTGCCGCCTGCGGCGGCTCCGGCGCGTGCGTTCGCCTCGCTCGCGTCTGCGGGCTTCGATCCGATGGATGCTGGGTCATGGTGTGCGCACTGCCGGTCCGGGGCCGGCCGCTGA
- a CDS encoding type IV pilus twitching motility protein PilT, with protein MKGGAGLSDEPSVSCAPGRLRLRGRRARRPREVAVQLQEILRRAHEADASDIHLVAGHPPTIRVHQVVRRMESPPLDAEQVLAMFREMSPKEAQATFDRQRDADFSYELKGIGRYRVNAHMQRGCVGMALRAIKSKVPPLKALNLPEVIARLTYLPRGLVLVTGDTGSGKSTTLAAMIEAMNERYAKHIITLEDPVEYSFESKKCLIEQRELGQDMPTFASGLKHALRQDPDIILVGEMRDLETTALAISAAETGHLVLSTLHTVNASQTVERIIDMYPAGQQNQIRAMLAGTLQAVVSQSLFSRIDRPGMVPAVETLLCTPAVRNLIRESRTFEIPNVIETNRAIGMCSLDTSIAELYFNGMISKEDAVAQAVHPDKLARQLAA; from the coding sequence ATGAAGGGCGGAGCCGGGTTGTCCGATGAACCCTCGGTTTCGTGCGCTCCCGGTCGGCTGCGTTTGCGCGGTCGGCGGGCGCGCCGGCCGAGGGAGGTCGCCGTGCAACTCCAGGAGATTCTCCGCCGTGCCCACGAGGCGGACGCGTCGGACATCCACCTCGTGGCGGGGCACCCGCCGACGATCCGCGTGCACCAGGTGGTGCGTCGCATGGAGTCGCCGCCGCTCGACGCCGAGCAGGTTCTGGCGATGTTCCGGGAGATGTCGCCGAAGGAGGCGCAGGCGACGTTCGACCGCCAGCGTGACGCGGATTTTTCGTACGAGTTGAAGGGCATCGGCCGCTACCGCGTGAACGCGCATATGCAGCGCGGGTGCGTGGGCATGGCGTTGCGTGCCATCAAGAGCAAGGTGCCGCCGCTGAAGGCCCTGAACCTGCCGGAGGTCATCGCCCGGCTGACGTACCTGCCGCGCGGGCTGGTGCTTGTGACGGGCGACACCGGCTCGGGCAAGTCCACGACGCTGGCGGCGATGATCGAGGCGATGAACGAGCGCTACGCGAAGCACATCATCACGCTCGAAGATCCCGTCGAGTATTCCTTCGAGAGCAAGAAGTGCCTGATCGAGCAGCGTGAACTCGGGCAGGACATGCCGACATTCGCCAGCGGCCTGAAGCACGCGTTGCGTCAGGACCCGGACATCATCCTGGTCGGCGAAATGCGCGACCTCGAGACCACCGCGCTCGCCATCAGCGCGGCGGAGACCGGGCACCTTGTGCTCAGTACGCTGCACACTGTGAACGCCTCGCAGACGGTCGAGCGCATCATCGACATGTACCCGGCCGGGCAGCAGAACCAGATTCGCGCGATGCTCGCGGGTACGCTGCAGGCGGTCGTCAGCCAGTCGCTGTTCTCGCGGATCGACCGGCCGGGGATGGTGCCGGCGGTGGAGACGCTGCTGTGCACGCCTGCGGTGCGGAACCTGATCCGCGAGAGCCGCACGTTCGAGATTCCGAACGTGATCGAGACGAACCGTGCGATCGGGATGTGCAGCCTCGACACGTCGATCGCGGAACTGTACTTCAACGGGATGATCAGCAAGGAGGACGCGGTCGCGCAGGCGGTGCATCCGGACAAGCTCGCCCGCCAGTTGGCCGCCTGA
- a CDS encoding type II secretion system F family protein yields the protein MPQYRYQARGSSGQVQAGTLAADSVAGAAAALRAQGLHVVSLSTAATEDSDGGFIDILKRLNSRKPSQKHVLDFTTQLAVMIRAGINLRAALEGIAEQTTQPAFRRVIMGMKQDVESGKQFSEAIARHPKLFGPLYVSMVRASEMSGSFAEMLDRIAGYIAQQIETRKMVIGASIYPGIIGSLAVCVTIFLLTFVLPRFYTVFEGKEDILPWATTFLMSISKFLVARWPIVVGAAVGLGGLLYVGARTEVGSFWIDKLKLTIPVLRGMFSSLYISRSLQTMGQLINAGVPMLDTLAITGEISGNQLYKGLWGRVHSSVKQGKKITAPLGKDGLLPRSVVQMISAGEESGKLGEVLDEVSTFYAKQLKDRIKAVTSMIEPVMILVMGTIVGFIAMAIILPIFKMSQLVQ from the coding sequence ATGCCCCAGTACCGTTACCAGGCGCGCGGTTCATCGGGCCAGGTGCAGGCCGGCACGCTCGCGGCGGACAGCGTCGCGGGAGCGGCGGCCGCGCTCCGCGCCCAGGGGCTGCACGTCGTCTCGCTCTCGACGGCAGCGACGGAGGATTCCGACGGCGGGTTCATCGACATCCTGAAGCGGCTCAACTCACGGAAGCCTTCGCAGAAGCACGTGCTGGATTTCACGACGCAGTTGGCGGTGATGATCCGCGCGGGCATCAACCTGCGTGCCGCGCTGGAGGGCATTGCCGAGCAGACGACGCAGCCTGCCTTCCGGCGCGTCATCATGGGGATGAAGCAGGACGTCGAGAGCGGCAAGCAGTTCTCGGAGGCGATCGCCCGCCATCCGAAGCTCTTCGGCCCGCTCTACGTGAGCATGGTTCGCGCGTCGGAGATGTCCGGCTCGTTCGCGGAGATGCTCGACCGCATCGCCGGGTACATCGCGCAGCAGATCGAGACGCGGAAGATGGTCATCGGCGCGTCGATCTACCCTGGGATCATCGGGTCGCTCGCGGTGTGCGTGACGATCTTCCTGCTGACGTTCGTGCTGCCGCGGTTCTACACGGTGTTCGAGGGCAAGGAGGACATCCTGCCCTGGGCGACGACGTTCCTGATGAGCATCAGCAAGTTCCTCGTCGCGCGCTGGCCGATCGTGGTGGGCGCGGCGGTCGGGCTTGGCGGGCTGCTCTACGTCGGGGCGCGCACCGAGGTCGGGTCGTTCTGGATCGACAAGCTCAAGCTGACCATCCCGGTGCTTCGGGGGATGTTCAGCTCGCTCTACATCAGCCGTTCGCTGCAGACGATGGGCCAGTTGATCAACGCCGGCGTGCCGATGCTCGACACGCTCGCGATTACGGGGGAGATTTCGGGCAACCAGCTCTACAAGGGGCTGTGGGGCCGTGTGCACAGCAGCGTGAAGCAGGGGAAGAAGATCACCGCGCCGCTGGGCAAGGACGGGCTGCTTCCCCGCTCGGTGGTGCAGATGATCTCGGCGGGCGAGGAGTCCGGTAAGCTGGGCGAGGTGCTGGACGAGGTGAGCACGTTCTACGCCAAGCAGTTGAAGGATCGGATCAAGGCGGTCACGAGCATGATCGAGCCTGTCATGATCCTCGTAATGGGCACAATCGTCGGATTCATCGCGATGGCGATCATTCTGCCCATCTTCAAGATGAGTCAGCTCGTGCAATAG
- a CDS encoding prepilin-type N-terminal cleavage/methylation domain-containing protein, which produces MASRSSDGISTATGSSTSARTSGRPSSNSTIRLGPPPVQPRHVAAGWHHASPRRRARAELLPGGQTVSKPRPARLSARGFSLVELMIALTISATLLVATLSALDACFKSYKTTSESASSHVVARMVMHRVSALIRNGEEFGPYPVNPILTPVLVPDPPSLEFVSARDGAGVPTEVTRLERRDAPSWVIAEGGPPFELWNVRTRFSGGLPVGDPEEAPLLRNVQHVQFTLYYDVGPRLTRATVDLTLRPDDLRDAAIAAGLETPSIRLVTSVSPRRVD; this is translated from the coding sequence ATGGCGTCAAGATCGTCGGATGGGATCTCGACGGCGACGGGTTCGTCGACCTCGGCCCGGACCAGTGGCCGACCCAGCAGCAACTCGACGATTCGGCTCGGTCCGCCTCCGGTTCAACCCCGACATGTCGCTGCCGGATGGCATCATGCTTCCCCTCGGCGTCGTGCCCGTGCCGAACTCCTACCGGGAGGGCAAACTGTGAGCAAGCCTCGTCCCGCGCGTCTGTCCGCTCGCGGCTTCAGCCTGGTGGAGCTGATGATCGCGCTCACGATCAGCGCGACGCTGCTCGTCGCCACGCTCTCCGCGCTGGACGCCTGCTTCAAGAGCTACAAGACTACGAGCGAGTCCGCGTCGTCGCATGTGGTGGCCCGCATGGTGATGCACCGGGTCAGCGCGCTCATCCGCAACGGCGAGGAGTTCGGACCCTACCCGGTGAACCCGATCCTTACGCCGGTGCTCGTGCCCGACCCGCCGAGCCTGGAGTTCGTGAGCGCACGGGACGGGGCGGGCGTTCCGACGGAGGTGACGCGCCTCGAACGCCGCGACGCGCCGTCGTGGGTCATCGCCGAGGGCGGGCCGCCGTTCGAACTGTGGAACGTCCGGACCCGGTTCTCCGGGGGCTTGCCGGTCGGCGACCCGGAGGAGGCGCCCCTGCTTCGCAACGTGCAGCACGTGCAGTTCACGCTGTACTACGACGTGGGGCCTCGCCTGACGCGGGCGACCGTGGACCTGACGCTCCGTCCTGACGACCTTCGCGATGCTGCGATCGCGGCGGGGCTGGAAACGCCGAGCATTCGACTCGTCACTTCGGTGTCGCCTCGCCGAGTGGATTGA
- a CDS encoding alpha/beta hydrolase: protein MGDAFAGCCAAALLCLVALASVCRAQQVDPAAWPARFAVCGERGVIREIEGPFGDWAVLRIASSGLRPTRQDLADADALLQHCGDEPPAIRFENDGGMFVRFRPQPDGAAPVEGAPVSAFVFVSASLADDPEPTLDLQRTWFAFYEPANPGDAPRGVVLIAPGMFGTPENVVEAMVQTLRHAGWHVLRMLTQPSRFTESVVFTIDPESAPEPVARQAARILGDRAAECAFAVQAAFAHVERNDPRLANLPRAALGMSGGAMAMPTILALEPERYGACVLIAGGADFWAIAALSNYADWIDAVRVEWTGGPPPRSAIDRFAEAYRAAAPLDNVNTAPAVRSIPTLMIHGTRDRAVPSDLGDLLWERLGRPERWSAPMGHEMLFFVYLPRRSADLIAWLDRTAGGRP, encoded by the coding sequence TTGGGCGATGCCTTCGCGGGCTGCTGCGCGGCGGCCCTGCTCTGCCTCGTTGCCCTCGCGAGCGTCTGCCGCGCTCAGCAGGTCGATCCCGCGGCATGGCCCGCTCGCTTTGCCGTCTGCGGCGAGCGCGGCGTCATCCGCGAGATCGAAGGCCCGTTCGGCGACTGGGCGGTTCTCCGTATCGCGTCGTCCGGGCTTCGCCCCACCCGGCAGGACCTCGCCGACGCGGACGCGCTGCTCCAACACTGCGGCGACGAGCCGCCCGCGATCCGCTTCGAGAACGATGGCGGGATGTTCGTTCGATTCCGTCCGCAACCGGACGGCGCGGCGCCGGTCGAAGGGGCGCCGGTCTCCGCGTTCGTCTTCGTCTCCGCATCGCTCGCGGACGATCCGGAGCCGACCCTCGACCTGCAGCGCACCTGGTTCGCGTTCTACGAGCCTGCAAACCCGGGCGATGCGCCGCGGGGTGTTGTCCTGATCGCGCCCGGCATGTTCGGCACGCCGGAGAACGTCGTGGAAGCGATGGTCCAGACACTTCGGCACGCGGGCTGGCACGTGCTGCGAATGCTCACGCAGCCCTCCCGGTTCACCGAGAGCGTGGTGTTCACCATCGATCCCGAATCGGCCCCGGAGCCGGTCGCGCGTCAGGCCGCTCGGATTCTGGGCGATCGTGCCGCCGAGTGCGCCTTTGCGGTGCAGGCGGCATTCGCCCACGTCGAGCGCAACGACCCGCGACTTGCGAATCTGCCTCGAGCCGCGCTCGGCATGAGCGGCGGTGCGATGGCGATGCCGACCATCCTTGCCCTCGAACCCGAGCGGTACGGCGCGTGCGTGCTCATCGCGGGCGGCGCGGACTTCTGGGCGATCGCCGCCCTGAGCAACTACGCCGACTGGATCGACGCGGTGCGCGTCGAGTGGACCGGCGGACCTCCCCCGCGCTCCGCCATCGACCGTTTCGCCGAGGCCTATCGCGCCGCGGCCCCGCTCGACAACGTGAACACCGCCCCCGCGGTACGGTCGATCCCGACGCTCATGATCCACGGCACGCGCGACCGGGCGGTGCCCTCGGACCTCGGCGACCTGCTCTGGGAGAGGCTTGGCAGGCCCGAACGATGGAGCGCGCCGATGGGGCACGAGATGCTCTTCTTCGTCTACCTCCCGCGCCGATCGGCCGACCTGATCGCGTGGCTGGACCGGACGGCGGGCGGCCGGCCATGA
- the galE gene encoding UDP-glucose 4-epimerase GalE: protein MNVLVTGAAGYIGSHAVRRLLADGHTVLALDNLTRGHKAAIDAVSRIAPSRLTFVRADVGDTAALDTLLTQHKVNAVLHFAAYALVGESVGEPLLYYRNNTSASVTLIDACARAGVERFVFSSTCATYGEPSPEFIPIPESCPQRPINPYGWSKLHVEQVLRDATHAATMQGRPFAFAALRYFNVAGCDRSGTLGEDHDPETHLIPVVLQAVLGRRDAVTIFGADYPTPDGTCIRDYVHVEDLIDAHVAVMDALRPGDQRAYNLGIGRGYSVREVIDSVRRVTGRDFVVREGARRQGDPPTLYADPSKMRAELGWAASITDIDEIVSTAWAWFRDHPRGYAK, encoded by the coding sequence ATGAACGTGCTCGTCACCGGCGCTGCCGGGTACATCGGGTCACACGCCGTCCGGCGTCTGCTGGCCGATGGGCACACGGTCCTCGCCCTCGACAACCTCACGCGCGGGCACAAGGCGGCGATCGACGCCGTGAGCCGGATCGCTCCGTCGCGCCTGACCTTCGTGCGCGCGGACGTCGGCGACACGGCAGCCCTCGACACGCTGCTCACCCAGCACAAAGTGAACGCCGTTCTTCACTTCGCCGCCTACGCGCTCGTGGGCGAGTCGGTCGGCGAGCCGCTGCTCTACTACCGCAACAACACCTCGGCGTCCGTCACGCTCATCGACGCGTGTGCGCGCGCTGGGGTCGAACGGTTCGTCTTTTCCTCCACCTGCGCGACCTACGGCGAGCCTTCCCCCGAGTTCATCCCCATCCCCGAGTCATGCCCCCAGCGGCCGATCAACCCCTACGGCTGGAGCAAACTCCACGTCGAACAGGTGCTGCGAGACGCCACGCACGCCGCAACGATGCAGGGTCGTCCGTTCGCCTTCGCCGCGCTCAGGTACTTCAACGTCGCCGGCTGCGACCGATCGGGCACGCTCGGAGAGGACCACGACCCCGAGACGCACCTGATCCCGGTCGTTCTGCAGGCCGTGCTCGGGCGGCGCGACGCCGTCACCATCTTCGGCGCCGACTACCCGACCCCCGACGGCACCTGCATCCGCGACTATGTCCACGTCGAGGACCTGATCGACGCCCACGTCGCCGTCATGGACGCACTGCGACCGGGCGACCAGCGGGCGTACAACCTCGGCATCGGTCGCGGGTATTCGGTCCGCGAAGTGATCGACAGCGTTCGGCGCGTCACGGGCCGCGACTTCGTGGTCCGCGAGGGAGCGCGACGCCAAGGCGACCCGCCAACGCTGTACGCCGATCCCTCGAAGATGCGCGCCGAGCTCGGCTGGGCCGCGTCGATCACCGACATCGACGAGATCGTCTCCACCGCATGGGCGTGGTTCCGCGACCACCCGAGGGGGTATGCGAAGTGA